The following DNA comes from Diceros bicornis minor isolate mBicDic1 chromosome 12, mDicBic1.mat.cur, whole genome shotgun sequence.
GATGGCTGGGGCCAGGCCCAGGAAGCAAAGACCGAAAGGTGCGCCATCCTCTCGGTAGCAGGGGATGCAGAGGAGAGGGCTGAAGTGGAGGAGACgccaggaggggaagaaatggcaGTGGTGGAGAACAGAGTGGCAGACCAGGTGCAGGACCAGGCGGGGCCCGGGGCCCTGGACGGGGATCTCCGCATGAACCCCCTGGAGGCCGTCCAGCTGGAACTGAACGCTGTGAATGCTCAGGCTGACAGGGCCTTCCTCCAGCGGGAGCGCAGGTTCGGGCGGATGCGTCAGCGCTACCTGCAGCAGAGGAGCCACATCATTCAGAAcatcctcagcttctggggcACCGCCTTTCGGAACCACCCACAGCTGTCCGCCCTGATTAGGGGCCAAGATGCAGAGATGTAAAGGCACATAACCAATTTGGAGGTGAAGGAGCTCAGACACCCTAGGATGGGCTGCAAGTTCAAGTTCTTCTTTCCACCCGAAACCCATACTTCAGAAACGAGCTGATTGTCAAGGAATATGAGGTCAGGTGGTGTCTCTTTCCACTCCAATTATATGGCACCCGGGCCAAGAACCCCAGTCCTTCATTCGCAGGAACCCAGACGTTGTCTGCAGCTTCTTCTGCACTGGTTTTCAGACCACAGGCTTCCAGAATCTGACAGGATTGCTAAGATGATCAAAGAGGACGTCTGGCCAAATCCACCGCAATACTACCTATTGCATGAAGGGGCCCAGAGAGCTATACTTCACCAGATAAGGGAGCCAGTGGAGATCCCCAGGCCCTTTGGGTTCCAATCTGGTTAACTTTTGCCCTTGGGAATATTCCCACACAAGGTCCCCTACCACCTCCTGCTGGGCCTGTGCTTTGACAATAGCATTGGGTatgccttttactttttttctgctgAACTTTCTGCACCTTCCCTCCTCTGGACATTCAGTTCTCTCAACTTCAAGATTGAGACCTGCATGGCTATGCTACTCCACTTCCACATGATCTTCATGCTGCTCTGCATTAACATCACCTGCTGCATGACCATGGTTCTCACTCTTCTAAACCAAACAGATGATGCTGTAGATTGCTCTGCCTTTATCTGCACTGCTTGGACCCTGTCTGTTCCCAGGGCCTCTGGTCTGGTTACTACCACCTGGATTTGTAGCTACGTTTAGGAGCCTATTTTACCCACTCTGTTCTGCAGGTAGCCTGTGGACAATTGCTGGACATTAATAAAGTCAAGGGACAGCAGCAGTGGATCATTTGGTCTATGTGATTTATGCAACTCCGTTTTTCTTCCTGCTCCTCTAGTCATCTATTGCTGCCTGCAGCTGGCTATGCCCATCTGCTTAGGCTGCTGCCTGCTGGATGAACATTTTCCAAACCACTGGCAGCTCCACTCTCTGGATTTTGGTAAATAAGGATCTTCAGAACTGGTGGTGGAGCCAGGTTTCCTGTCACCACATAAAATACCTTTCTATTCCTGCCTTAAAAGACCTCAATTCcttaccaccaccatcactcaGGAACCCTACTGACTGTCAGGCAAATGGTTGAGGTGACAACTTAGACCCTATCTGCATGGCAAGGATAATGGTGGTGTCCTTGCCAAGTACCAGGCTTTCTCAGCCTCACAGTGAATTCATATAAAATTTAGGTACTTTTATTTGCCTCCTGTCTTTATCCTGAATATGATGAAGTGCCAGGGTAGGTGTACACTTTTTCCTCTCTATCTCACATCTCTcatctctgttctctctctttcaactctctcttatctcttttttttttttaagtggcagCTCAGAAACATCTGCAGAAACAGGTGTTTTAGTTTAACGTGGCTTTATCATTTCCAGAGGCAGAGAGGTTTTCCTGTAAAGGAGACTACCAGAGTTCTTATTGCCCCCTTTGTTCTCTTCCTAGCGCCTCACCCCCCTTTAGCAAAACCTAGAGGGTTTAAAGGAAGACAAATCTAGATGAAATGAAAGGTGTTTTTTAGGTCAAATGGGTGGAAGAACTAAAGAGATTGTGTTGGGTGCCCTGAACAGGGAAAACTGAACAAAAGGCCAGAGGCACTAATGAGCCAGGGGAAAATTGGGCCTAGAACTAAGACTACATTGACCGAGAGCTTACGAGAAAGGGATACTCACTGTCAGCAGTGATGGGAGGAAAAATACTTTTCTCAGGATGGGGGTGGGACAATTGAAGTTGGTTGAAGTACTAACTATGAGAAGGGTTCTTTAAAGAAACACAAACAATGCAGCTTTGGGTGTTTTCTCTGTCGTTTTCATGTGACCTTATTTATGTGGAATGTTAATACTGTGCCCTTAATTTTACTAGTATTTAGTAAAATCCAATTTCTCTCTGCCTACCAGGAAGATTCAGCTGTAtaggttttcttttgctttcaattGGGAACATTTGGAAGAATATCAATCTCTTTCCTGTACAATATAGAGACATATGCACATATTCATAAGTTTTCAACTTGTTTCTGCTAAAACTGTATctttagaaatataatttgaatAACTTGTTCTTGTTAGACTGAAGATTTTGGAAAGTGTTATCTTCATGGAAAAATAGCCTACAAAAAATTTGTGGCTCTGATTGTCTTGACAATTTACCCTGGTAACAACTTAGTAATTGACATATCTCTTTTCTTAATAGGGAAAATACTTGTGAGATTGCTCTGTAAAATTGGAGATGTACCattgtaatatttatatttctttgtatgcaTGATGGTAAAATAAAAGCATGTgagtctgaaaaaacaaaacaaaattaaaaagatggaaaataacaagggcaaaaaaaatacacagagaaaCCAGAatgctcatatactgctggtgggagagtAGCTTGGTACAAATACTTCAGAAAATTATTTGGCAGTATCTGTGCACACCCTCTGATCCATCTCTGAGAATATACCCAACAGTAATGCATACATATATTCACAAAGACATGCATAGAAGTGTTTATAACAGCACAACTCTAATAGCTAACACTGGGAACTGCCCCAGTATCCATCActagtagaaaaaataaacacatttttaaatatacacacagtgaaatactaTGAGAAGTAAAGAACTATGCCTATATGCAAAATGTGAACGAATCTCACAAACATGATGTTGgataaaagaagccaaacacaagaaTACAtgctatataattccatttatatatgaaGTTTAAGtaaactaatctatggtggtaGAAGGCAGAATAGTGGTTACtatcaagaactgtgaagggtctgagattttatcCTGCTTACAaactaacaagttagcctgcctAGTTAATGGACACTGAGTCAGAAACAAAGGCTCTTACAAAGGACAAGTCAATAGCCAGTGTCCATATTTGCACCAGCTTCTTGAGGCCTAATTTGTAATTCCAACACATGAAGAAAGCCAGACACCTGCACACACAGTGGGTTGCATTGCAAGAGAGGAACTCTGAGTTTAGGGAACCTGAATCTTTTGTAATGAGAAGTAAGCATGCCTG
Coding sequences within:
- the TSPYL6 gene encoding LOW QUALITY PROTEIN: testis-specific Y-encoded-like protein 6 (The sequence of the model RefSeq protein was modified relative to this genomic sequence to represent the inferred CDS: inserted 2 bases in 2 codons; deleted 5 bases in 3 codons; substituted 1 base at 1 genomic stop codon), translating into MATTKATAQAMETYSRETEGLRWHRQLVCVSASSVRKGDVNNPIVGFLGGVESIPLPQKHSHTTPHHTLGDLDPHQCKKLREEMQVTQVMAENDEGSLETVALLPPQLLAVGGAPQDPADCGHTPPILGDGGHSLVAAKAGQEEALPPAGGLEAASASVTTDSSPKNGFQVKTRGHGGDKALETCGARRSGSEGMAGAXAQEAKTERCAILSVAGDAEERAEVEETPGGEEMAVVENRVADQVQDQAGPGALDGDLRMNPLEAVQLELNAVNAQADRAFLQRERRFGRMRQRYLQQRSHIIQNILSFWGTAFRNHPQLSALIRGQDAEMXRHITNLEVKELRHPRMGCKFKFFFTRNPYFRNELIVKEYEVRXVSLSTPIIWHPGQEPQSFIRRNPDVVCSFFCWFSDHRLPESDRIAKMIKEDVWPNPPQYYLLHEGAQRAILHQIREPVEIPRPFGFQSG